The Sandaracinus amylolyticus genomic interval GAGGGCTTCGAGTACATGCTCACGCTGATGAACGGCGCCCGCGTCGGCGTCGGCTTCGAGTGCGTGGGCCTGTGCGAGGCCGCGATCCGCACCGCCGAGGAGTACGCGGCGCAGCGTCGATCGATGGGCAAGACGATCGATCGTCACGAGATGATCGCGGACTACCTCGAGGAGATGAGGACGGATGTCGCGGGCATCCGCGCGCTCTGCGTCGAGGGCGTGTTCCACGAGGAGATGGGCCAGAAGCTCGGCCTGCAGCTGAAGTTCCGCGGCGACCTCTCGGGCGAGGAGCGCAAGTCGATCGAGAAGCGCGCCGCGAAGCACCGCCGCGCCGCGCGCCGCGTCACGCCGCTGCTCAAGTACCTCGGCGCCGAGAAGGCGGTCGAGATGGCGCGCCGCTGCGTGCAGATCCACGGGGGCGTCGGCTACACGACCGAGTACGGCGCGGAGAAGCTGCTGCGCGACGCGATGGTGATGCCGATCTACGAGGGCACCTCGCAGATCCAGGCGCTCATGGCGATGAAGGACACGCTCGGCGGGATCATCAAGAACCCGCAGCGCTTCGTGCGTCGCGGCGCGCAGGCGCGATGGCGCGCGGTGAGCGCGCGCGACGGGCTCGAGAAGAAGCTCGCGCGCATCCAGGCGATGTCGCACCAGGCGCAGCAGCACCTGATCATGCGCACCGCGAGCGACAAGCTGCGCGGCCTCGGTGCCGTGTTGGCCGGCGGAGACGTGCCCATCACCGAGTGGGCGGATCGCTTCGCGAAGAACTGGGATCCCAAGCGCGACTTCGCGTTCGCGATGCTCCACGCGGAGCGCCTCACGCGCATCCTCTGCGACGAGGCGATCGGCGAGATCCTCTTCGAGCAGTCGAAGAAGGATCCCGCGCGCCGCGAGATCCTCGAGCGCCACCTCGAGCGCGCCGAGCCGCGCGTGCGCTTCCTGCTCGACGAGATCACGACCACGGGTGATCGCCTGCTCGCGAAGCTCGGTCACGAGCTCGGTGCGTCGCATCGCGAAGCGGCGGAGTGACGCGATGACGAGCACCACCGAGGAGGCGCTCCGGTTCGCGCGGCTGCAGAAGGACACGCTGCGCGGGATGGGCTCGCTCGCGCTCGCGGGGCTCGTGCCCGGGCCGCTGCGCGGCATGCCGCCGATCGTGCCCGGCGAGTGGATCGAGCGGCGGGTCCCGGCGCCGCCCGACGCGCTGATCGACGCGTACTGCGACGCGGTCGGCGCGCGGCGCGACGGCACCGTGCCGGCGCATCTCTTCCCGCAGTGGGCGTTCGCGATGAGTGGCGAGCTCCTCGGCGGGCTGCGCTATCCGCTGCTGCGCGCGGTCAACGCGGGGTGTCGCCTCGAGGTGCGCGGCGAGCTCCCGCGTGGTCGCGATCTGATCGTGCGCGGCCGGCTCGCAGCGATCGACGACGACGGACGGCGCGCGGTGATCACCCAGCGCTTCACCACCGGCGTCGAGGGCGCGACGCAGCTCGTCAACGCGGAGGTGCGCGCGTTCGTGCCGCTCGCGAAGGGCCGTCGCGGCGACGGCGCGAAGAAGGACGCGCCGAAGGCGAGCGCGGGCGCGCGCGAGCTCGGTCGCTTCGAGGTCGGGCCGCGCGCCGGTTGGGAGTTCGCGCTGCTCACCGGCGACTTCAATCCGATTCACTGGGCGCGTCCCTGGGCACGCGCGAGCGGGTTCCGCGGTGTGATCCTGCACGGGTTCGGGACCTACTCGCGCGCTTGGGAGATCGTGCGCCGCGCGCGCGGCGGGCTCGCGGAGCTCGATGCGCGCTTCACGCGTCCGCTGGTGCTCCCGGGCAGCGCGCGCGTCCTCGCGGACGGCGACGCGATCTGGGTCGTCGACGCGAACGACGCGGTCGTGATGGAAGGTCGAGCCGTTCGTTGAACGAGTCGGAGGGGACGAGATGAGCGACGTACTCCTGGAGATCGCGAAGCGCCCGGCCGCGCGCAGCCTCGTGCAGCGCATCGGGCTTCCACTGCCCGTGCCCGAGCCGCTCCGTCGCGCCGATGGTGCGTGGCGCGAGCAGGAGCTCGCAGGGCTCGACGTCGTGATCGCGCTGCACGGACCGCTCGCAGGCGACGTCGCGCAAGTGCTCCGCGGCGCGGGCGCGCGCGTGCTCTCCGAGGCGCCGAGCGAAGGGACGATCGGCGCGCTCGTGGTCGACGCGACCGGGCTCGCGCGTGTCGCGGATCTGCGCTCGCTCTACGACGCGCTGCACGGGCCGATCGGCAGGATCGCGCGCTCGGGACGCGTGATCGTCCTCGGTCGCGCGCCCGAGTCCGCCGCGTCGCCGGAGGCCGCGGCCGCGCAGCAGGCGCTCGAGGGGTTGGTGCGCAGCGTCGCGAAGGAGGTCGGACGTCGCGGCGCCACCGCGAACCTCGTCGTGATCGGCGAGGGCGCCGAGGAGCGCGCGCGCGGTGTGATCGTGTTCCTCGCGAGCGCACGCTCGGCGTTCGTCACCGCGCAGCCGTTCCGCGTGACGCGCACCGCCGCACCGCTCGTGGGCGAGATCCCGCGCGCCCGATCGCTGCACGGCAAGGTCGCGCTCGTCACCGGCGCGGCGCGCGGCATCGGCGCGGCCACCGCGCGCCTGCTCGCGGCGGAGGGCGCGCGCGTCGTGCTCCTCGATCGACCCGATGACGAGCGCGAGACGCTCGCCGTGGCGCGCGCGATCGGCGGTAGCACGATCTCCGCCGACATCACCGACCGCGACGCGCCCGCGCGCATCGCGCGCGCGATCACCGACTCGCACGGCGGCCTCGACGTCGTGGTGCACAACGCGGGTGTCACCCGCGATCGCACGCTCGCGAAGATGTCGACGAAGGAGTGGGATCAGGCCGTCGACGTGAACCTCGGCGCGGTGGTGCGCATCACCGACGCGCTCGCGAAGGGCCCGCTGCGCGACGGCGGTCGCGTGATCCTCCTCTCGTCGATCGCGGGGCTCGCGGGCAACGTCGGCCAGGCCAACTACGCCGCATCCAAGGCGGGCATCGCCGGCTTGGCCCGCGCGCTCGCGCCGCAGCTCGCGCCGCGCGCGATCACGGTCAACGCGATCGCGCCGGGCTTCATCGAGACCCGCCTCACCGCCGCGATCCCGCTCGTGATCCGCGAGGCTGGTCGGCGGCTCGCGGCGCTCGGTCAGGGCGGTCAGCCCGACGACGTCGCGCACGCGATCACGTTCCTCGCGACGCCCCACGCACATGGCCTGACCGGCCAGGTCCTGCGCGTGTGTGGTGGTGCGCTCGTCGGCGCGTGATCGAACGGCGCGCAGGTTGAGGCAACTTGCCTCAGCACGCGCGCCAACGCCGCACGTCGAGCGCGGCCGAGCACGCTCGACACCCGTGAAAACAGGTGTCCCGAGGTTGCCAGCGCGCGAGGGAGCCCGTATCCCGTCATTCGCGCGCGCACGGTCGATGAGCGGCCGTGGCGATCACTGGGTCTCGCACCCACGGAGCACCGCCTCACGTGAGCTCGTCGCTCGTCTCCAGGTTGATCGAACGACATAGCCGCGAGCTCGCTCTCGCGTGTGACGCGTCGTCGGCGATCACGTGGCGCGACGAGCGCGCGGTGCGTGTGCTCGGCGTCCGCGCCGGCCAACGGCTCACCGAGCTCGCGTGCCCCGGCGCCGAGGAGAAGCTCGGGATCTTCTGCGACCGCGCCAAGCGCGAGCCGCTCGAGGGCTGGGAGCTCTGCATGCTCGCGGGCGATCGCCCGGTGACGCTCGTCTGCGCGAGCGTGCCCGAGCCCGACGGCAGCGGCTTCGCGATCTTCGCGAGCGTGCTGCCCGAGGAGATTGTCGCGGTGTCCGCGTCGACGTCGGACGCCCTGCGCGAGGTCGACTCCTTGAACCGCGAGCTCGCGCGCCAGGGCCGCGAGCTGCTGCGCGTCAACCACGAGCTCTCGGAGTCGAACCGCGGCATCGTCCAGCTCCACGACGAGCTCGCGCAGCGCGCGGAAGAAGCGGCGACCAGCGCCGAGGTGAAGTCGCGCCTCGTCGCGAACGTGAGCCACGAGTTCCGCACGCCGATCCACTCGATCCTCGGCCTCTCGCAGCTCCTGCTCGACGAGACCGACGGGCCGCTCACCGAGGAGCAGCGCACCCAGGTCCGCTTCGTGCGCTCGGCCGCGGAGGAGCTCGCGCTGCTCGTGAACGACATGCTCGATCTCGCGCGCCTCGAGTCGGGCATCGCGAGCGTGCGCGCGTCGAAGTTCTCGATCGGCGAGCTGTTCGAGACGCTGCGCGGGATGTTGCGCCCGCTGCTCCCGGCGGACTCGCGCGTGCAGCTCTCGATCGACGCGCCCGCCGAGGACGTCGTCCTCGAGACCGATCGCGGGAAGATCGCGCAGGTCCTCCGCAACCTCGTCACCAACGGCATCAAGTACACGGAGCAGGGCGAGGTCCGCGTCGACGTCACGGCGTCCGCGACCGACGTGCGCATCGCCGTCGTCGACACCGGCATGGGCATCTCGCCCAACGATCTGCCGCGCGTCTTCGAGGAGTTCTATCGCGCGCCCGCGGCGGCCCACCTGCGCGGCACCGGCCTCGGCCTGCCGCTCTCGCGCAAGCTCGCGGAGCTGCTCGGCGGCGCGATCGAGGTCGAGAGCGAGCTCGGCAAGGGCTCGAGCTTCACCCTCGTGCTCCCCCGCGTGCACCCCGAGGTGCGCACCGTCGAGGAGATCCGCGCGCGGGGCAGCGTGCGCGATCCGTCGCGTCAGGCGGTGCTCGTCGTGGAGGACGATCGCAAGACGATCTTCGTCTACGAGCGCTACCTCTCGCTCGCCGGCTACCAGGTCATCCCGGCGCGCTCGATCGCCGACGCGCGCGCGCTGCTCAACGAGGTGAACCCCGCCGCGATCGTCCTCGACATCATGCTCGAGGGCGAGACCAGCTGGGAGTTCCTCTCCGAGGTGAAGTCGAGCCCCGCGACGCGCGACATCCCGGTGCTCGTCGTGACCGTGATGAACCGCGAGCAGAAGGCGCGCGCGCTCGGCGCCGACGAGTTCTGGCTCAAGCCGCTCGATCAGGATCGCCTGCTCCGCCGCCTCCAGCAGATCCCGAGGCGCTCGAGCCCGACGAAGGTGCTCGTGATCGACGACGATCCGCGCGCCCGCTACCTCGTCCGCCGGCTGCTCGACGGCACCGCGTTCGGGCTCATCGAGGCCGAGACGGGCCACGAAGGCGTGCGCCTCGCGCACGACCAGCAGCCGCAGGTGATCATCCTCGACTTCCTGCTCGAGGAGACCCCGACGACGGCGTCCGGCCGCATGACGGCCTTCGACGTGATCGACGCGCTCAAGTCCGACCCGCGCACGCGTCCGATCCCGGTGATCATCCTCTCGTCCCATGCGCTCGGCGACGCCGAGCGACAGCGCCTGGCCCAGACGACCGAGTCGATCCTCTCGAAGGAGAACCTGTCCCGAGAGCTGGCGATGCAGCGCATCCGTGATGCTCTGCACAAGGCGGGTATCCACCCGGTTTCGAGCCCTGGAAACGGTGGCTAGGTACCGAGAGACCCCACTTCCGTCACCCTGCGATGGGCGAATCCGACCGAGAAGCGCTGATCCTGAACGTCAACGACAACCTCGCTGCGCGTTACATGGTGACGCGCATGCTGAGGGGCGCGGGCTACCGCGTTGCGGAGGCGGCGACGGGACAGCGTGCGATCGAGCTCGCGCGCGGGCTACCACAGCCCGACGTGATCGTGCTCGACGTGAAGCTCCCGGACCTCGACGGCTTCGAGGTCTGCAGGCAGCTCAAGTCGTGCTCCGAGACGTCGAGCATCAAGGTGCTCCACACGTCGGCGGCGTTCGTCACGCCGGACAAGAAGGTGCTCGGCCTCGAGGTCGGCGCCGACGGCTACCTCACGCAGCCCTTCGAGCCGCAGGAGCTGATCGCGACGGTGCGCTCGCTCTTGCGCCTGCGCTTCGCCGAGCTCGAGCTGCGCGCGCGGGCCGAGCGGCTGATCGAGGCAGATCGCCGCAAGGACGAGTTCCTCGCGATGCTCGGGCACGAGCTGCGCAACCCGCTCGCCGCGATCTCGAGCGCGCTGCCGCTGCTCGCGATGCAGCCGGCGCGCGACCCGCTCGAGGACCGCGCGCGCGCGGTGATCGATCGCCAGACGAAGCAGCTCGCGCGCCTCGTCGGTGATCTCCTGGAGGTCGCGCGGGTCACGCGCGGCGCGATCGAGCTTCGCCGCGAGCGTCTCGATCTTCGCTCGTGGATCGCGACGCTCGCCGCGTCCGTGACCGACGCGCTCCCGAACGCGAACACGCGGCGCCTCGAGCTCGCGCTCGGCGAGGACCCGGTCTACGTCGAGGGCGACGCCGCGCGCATCGAGCAGATTTTCACGAACCTGCTCGACAACGCGATCCGGCACACGCGGCCCGGCGGGCGCATCGAGATCGCGCTCCGCACGCTGACCGACGTCGAGCCGCACCCCGGCGGCGTCGCCGAGCTCACGCTGCGCGACGACGGCGACGGCATCGCGCCCGAGGTGCTCCCGAAGCTCTTCGCGACCTTCTACCAAGCCGCGCCCGGCATCGCGCGCTCGGCGGGAGGGCTCGGGCTCGGCCTGTCGCTCGTGAAGCGCCTGATCGAGCTGCACGGCGGATCGGTGGCGGCGCGCAGCGACGGACTGGGCCGCGGCAGCGAGTTCGCGGTGCGCTTCCCGCTCGCGCGCCCCGAGGCCGCGAAGGACGGCGGCTCCGGCGAGCGCGCGGCTGGAGGCGTGGTGCTGCTCTCGCCGGACGATCGCACCGGCGAGACGCTGCGCGATCTGATCGGCCTGTGGGGCCACGCCGCGACGTTCGTGCGCGACCTGCCGGCCGCGCTCGACACCATCGCGCTCGCGGGCGCCGACCTGGTGCTGATCGACGTCGCGGGCATGAGCGGTGCGCGCGACGTCGTGCGCCGCGTGCGCGCCGCGACGAAGGCCGCGCCCCACGGCGAGGCGCGCATCGCGGCGATCGTCGCAGCCGACGATCACACTGCGCGCCGCCGCGTCGAGGACGCAGGGTTCGACGTGATGCTCGAAGCGCCGGTCGACGCGTCGAGCCTCCGCGAGGTCCTCGAGACCACGCTCCGGGCGCGGAGCCAGCGCCGGAGCGCGTAGCCGAATCGGCTGCGGAGGCCGCCGTGCGTGGCCGATTCGGCTGCGATCCGGGCTAGAAGCTCATCATTCCGCCCATCCCGGGCAGCCACGCGCCACCGTCGACGACGATCGTCTCGCCGTGCACGTACGACGCGGCGCCCGACACGAGCCACACCGCGCAGCTCGCGACGTCGTCGATGCGACCGAGGCGGCGCAGCGGGATCGTCTGCACGAGCTTCTCGACGTAGCCCGGCGGCGCGAGCCGCGAGAGCCCCTCGGTGTCGGCGATCGGCCCGGGCGCGATCCCGTTCACCTGGATCCCGAGCTGCCCCCACTCGAGCGCGAGGGAGCGCGTGATCGCGTCCACGCCCGCCTTCGCCGCCGACGCGTGCGCCTGCATCGGCGTCGCCGCGTAGTGCAGCGTCGCGGTGATGTTCACGATGTGCCCGCCGTGATCGCGCAGGTGCCGCTGGAACGCTGCCTTGCTCACGTTCCACGTGCCCAGCGTGTCGATCTCCACGACCGTGCGGAACGCGTTGTAGGAGAGCTGCGCCGCGGGCGCGAGGAAGTTCCCCGCCGCGCCGTTCACCACGACGTCGAGCGTGCCGAAGCGATCGAGCGTCTTCTCGATCGCACCCTCGACCTCCTGGGGATTGCGCACGTCCGCGGGGCACGCGACGCACTCGCGGCCGGTCTCGCTCGAGAGCTCGCGCGCCGCGTCCTCGAGGCGATCGGCCTTGCGGCCGACGATCGCCACGCGCGCGCCGTGCGCGAGGTATGCGCGCGCGATCCCCTTGCAGATGCCGGATCCACCGCCGGTCACGAACGCGACCTTCTTCTCGAGCACGTCGTCGCGGAAGATGCTCTTCATCGCTCGCCGCCTCCCTGCTGCGCGAGGATGCCACAGCGGCGCGGGGCCACCGGCGCGCGTGGCGACACCTCGACGCGTCGACCTCGGTCGCGGCCGCCGCGCGGCCTCGCGTTTGCGTGTCCCTCGGGCGTGGCCACGAGCACCGATGCTCCTCGCCCCTCGACGCTGTCGCCCGCGCGCTCGAACACGCTCCGCGCGATCGCGGTCGCGCTGACGATCGCGAGCGCGATCGTGCTCTCGCCGTACGTGCCCTGGCTCGTGCTCGCGGGGTGGACCGCCGCGCTCGCGACGCCGTGGGTCGATCGTCTCGCGCCGCGCCGCGATCGCCGTCGCACCGCGGCGGCGATGGTCACGCTCGCGATCCTCGTGATCGCCGCGGGCCCCGCGATCGCGACCGGCGCGGCGATGTGGGCGGACGCGCGCGAGCTGCTCCGCGAGGCACGCGCGACCGGCACCGGACGCGCCGCGCTCGAGCTCGTGATCTCCGAGCAGCAGGCGCCGCACGATCCGCTACGTCTCGTGTCGAGCCCGGAGGCGCT includes:
- a CDS encoding acyl-CoA dehydrogenase family protein, which codes for MGNFYKDNDDLRWYFEKGLDWDALVRVTEHEFRSPGGPKSTKEAVELYLEIADMVGQFVADEIAPHVARIDREAVIFEKGEARLPDFLQGIFDRIKQMELHGLCVPRELGGMNAPLALYYLTSEIFGRADVSTMAHHGFHGGMALAALMFSIREGTTEVDPTTGEIQKTRFENVIREIARGESWGCMDITEPDAGSDMAQLRAVGEQDEKGDWFVTGQKIFITSGHGKWHFVIARTEKAGAPDDPFAGLKGLSMFLVPTYEDLPDGTRRRVVTLERVEEKLGHHASVTAALSFERAPAMLIGKRGEGFEYMLTLMNGARVGVGFECVGLCEAAIRTAEEYAAQRRSMGKTIDRHEMIADYLEEMRTDVAGIRALCVEGVFHEEMGQKLGLQLKFRGDLSGEERKSIEKRAAKHRRAARRVTPLLKYLGAEKAVEMARRCVQIHGGVGYTTEYGAEKLLRDAMVMPIYEGTSQIQALMAMKDTLGGIIKNPQRFVRRGAQARWRAVSARDGLEKKLARIQAMSHQAQQHLIMRTASDKLRGLGAVLAGGDVPITEWADRFAKNWDPKRDFAFAMLHAERLTRILCDEAIGEILFEQSKKDPARREILERHLERAEPRVRFLLDEITTTGDRLLAKLGHELGASHREAAE
- a CDS encoding MaoC family dehydratase — translated: MTSTTEEALRFARLQKDTLRGMGSLALAGLVPGPLRGMPPIVPGEWIERRVPAPPDALIDAYCDAVGARRDGTVPAHLFPQWAFAMSGELLGGLRYPLLRAVNAGCRLEVRGELPRGRDLIVRGRLAAIDDDGRRAVITQRFTTGVEGATQLVNAEVRAFVPLAKGRRGDGAKKDAPKASAGARELGRFEVGPRAGWEFALLTGDFNPIHWARPWARASGFRGVILHGFGTYSRAWEIVRRARGGLAELDARFTRPLVLPGSARVLADGDAIWVVDANDAVVMEGRAVR
- a CDS encoding 3-oxoacyl-ACP reductase, with the protein product MSDVLLEIAKRPAARSLVQRIGLPLPVPEPLRRADGAWREQELAGLDVVIALHGPLAGDVAQVLRGAGARVLSEAPSEGTIGALVVDATGLARVADLRSLYDALHGPIGRIARSGRVIVLGRAPESAASPEAAAAQQALEGLVRSVAKEVGRRGATANLVVIGEGAEERARGVIVFLASARSAFVTAQPFRVTRTAAPLVGEIPRARSLHGKVALVTGAARGIGAATARLLAAEGARVVLLDRPDDERETLAVARAIGGSTISADITDRDAPARIARAITDSHGGLDVVVHNAGVTRDRTLAKMSTKEWDQAVDVNLGAVVRITDALAKGPLRDGGRVILLSSIAGLAGNVGQANYAASKAGIAGLARALAPQLAPRAITVNAIAPGFIETRLTAAIPLVIREAGRRLAALGQGGQPDDVAHAITFLATPHAHGLTGQVLRVCGGALVGA
- a CDS encoding ATP-binding protein, whose product is MSSSLVSRLIERHSRELALACDASSAITWRDERAVRVLGVRAGQRLTELACPGAEEKLGIFCDRAKREPLEGWELCMLAGDRPVTLVCASVPEPDGSGFAIFASVLPEEIVAVSASTSDALREVDSLNRELARQGRELLRVNHELSESNRGIVQLHDELAQRAEEAATSAEVKSRLVANVSHEFRTPIHSILGLSQLLLDETDGPLTEEQRTQVRFVRSAAEELALLVNDMLDLARLESGIASVRASKFSIGELFETLRGMLRPLLPADSRVQLSIDAPAEDVVLETDRGKIAQVLRNLVTNGIKYTEQGEVRVDVTASATDVRIAVVDTGMGISPNDLPRVFEEFYRAPAAAHLRGTGLGLPLSRKLAELLGGAIEVESELGKGSSFTLVLPRVHPEVRTVEEIRARGSVRDPSRQAVLVVEDDRKTIFVYERYLSLAGYQVIPARSIADARALLNEVNPAAIVLDIMLEGETSWEFLSEVKSSPATRDIPVLVVTVMNREQKARALGADEFWLKPLDQDRLLRRLQQIPRRSSPTKVLVIDDDPRARYLVRRLLDGTAFGLIEAETGHEGVRLAHDQQPQVIILDFLLEETPTTASGRMTAFDVIDALKSDPRTRPIPVIILSSHALGDAERQRLAQTTESILSKENLSRELAMQRIRDALHKAGIHPVSSPGNGG
- a CDS encoding ATP-binding protein translates to MGESDREALILNVNDNLAARYMVTRMLRGAGYRVAEAATGQRAIELARGLPQPDVIVLDVKLPDLDGFEVCRQLKSCSETSSIKVLHTSAAFVTPDKKVLGLEVGADGYLTQPFEPQELIATVRSLLRLRFAELELRARAERLIEADRRKDEFLAMLGHELRNPLAAISSALPLLAMQPARDPLEDRARAVIDRQTKQLARLVGDLLEVARVTRGAIELRRERLDLRSWIATLAASVTDALPNANTRRLELALGEDPVYVEGDAARIEQIFTNLLDNAIRHTRPGGRIEIALRTLTDVEPHPGGVAELTLRDDGDGIAPEVLPKLFATFYQAAPGIARSAGGLGLGLSLVKRLIELHGGSVAARSDGLGRGSEFAVRFPLARPEAAKDGGSGERAAGGVVLLSPDDRTGETLRDLIGLWGHAATFVRDLPAALDTIALAGADLVLIDVAGMSGARDVVRRVRAATKAAPHGEARIAAIVAADDHTARRRVEDAGFDVMLEAPVDASSLREVLETTLRARSQRRSA
- a CDS encoding SDR family oxidoreductase, which gives rise to MKSIFRDDVLEKKVAFVTGGGSGICKGIARAYLAHGARVAIVGRKADRLEDAARELSSETGRECVACPADVRNPQEVEGAIEKTLDRFGTLDVVVNGAAGNFLAPAAQLSYNAFRTVVEIDTLGTWNVSKAAFQRHLRDHGGHIVNITATLHYAATPMQAHASAAKAGVDAITRSLALEWGQLGIQVNGIAPGPIADTEGLSRLAPPGYVEKLVQTIPLRRLGRIDDVASCAVWLVSGAASYVHGETIVVDGGAWLPGMGGMMSF